In the Candidatus Micrarchaeia archaeon genome, one interval contains:
- a CDS encoding DNA-directed RNA polymerase subunit A'' (DNA-dependent RNA polymerase catalyzes the transcription of DNA into RNA using the four ribonucleoside triphosphates as substrates), producing MAFKKVSSQVAAFEPVGVIAAQSIGEPGTQMTMRTFHYAGVAEHVPTGLPRLIEIVDAKKVPKKPIMDIHLKSDYKTEEKAREVAYDLESVAIRDVAEVSDDLEKKKIIIRFKEKDAKELRVTFKMLKDGVEKISAFDTNVNDAEKTITIAPRGKKGLEITLHALRRLANSLRSALIKGVPGVKRAVVVKEGGETFIRSSGYNIEGVVSHPGVNPKKIYTNNIKYIESVYGIEAARNAILREIKQVLDMQKLYVDVRHIMLVSDALCAEGMVKSVGRHGLSGQKAGVLGRAAFEETIKHLVNASVRSTEDNLMGVTENIIVGQTVPMGTGKIRLMVDMPKKKHKGKEK from the coding sequence ATGGCATTCAAAAAAGTCAGTTCGCAGGTTGCGGCGTTCGAGCCGGTGGGCGTGATAGCCGCGCAGAGCATAGGCGAGCCGGGCACGCAGATGACCATGAGGACGTTCCACTACGCAGGAGTCGCGGAGCACGTGCCCACGGGCCTTCCGCGCCTCATAGAAATTGTGGACGCGAAGAAGGTTCCCAAGAAGCCCATCATGGACATCCACCTCAAGAGCGACTACAAGACAGAGGAGAAGGCCCGCGAGGTCGCGTACGATTTGGAGAGCGTTGCCATACGGGACGTCGCGGAAGTGAGCGACGATTTGGAGAAGAAGAAGATAATCATACGGTTCAAGGAGAAGGACGCGAAGGAGCTTAGGGTCACGTTCAAGATGCTCAAGGACGGAGTGGAGAAAATCAGCGCGTTCGATACAAACGTGAACGACGCGGAAAAAACGATTACGATAGCTCCGAGAGGAAAGAAGGGGCTTGAGATAACGCTCCACGCGCTCAGGAGGCTCGCGAATTCGCTGCGCTCCGCGCTCATAAAAGGCGTTCCCGGGGTGAAGCGTGCGGTCGTGGTGAAGGAAGGCGGGGAGACTTTCATACGCTCGAGCGGCTACAACATAGAAGGCGTGGTTTCGCATCCCGGCGTGAACCCGAAGAAGATTTACACCAACAACATAAAGTACATAGAGAGCGTGTACGGGATAGAGGCCGCGAGGAACGCGATACTCAGGGAGATAAAGCAGGTCCTGGACATGCAAAAGCTTTACGTGGACGTGAGGCACATCATGCTCGTTTCTGACGCGCTCTGCGCCGAAGGGATGGTGAAAAGCGTGGGCAGGCACGGGCTCTCAGGGCAGAAGGCCGGCGTGCTCGGGCGCGCTGCGTTCGAGGAAACCATAAAGCACCTCGTGAACGCGAGCGTGCGCTCCACCGAGGACAACCTCATGGGCGTCACCGAGAACATCATCGTGGGCCAGACCGTTCCGATGGGAACCGGCAAGATACGGCTCATGGTGGACATGCCCAAGAAGAAGCACAAGGGCAAGGAAAAATGA
- a CDS encoding NusA-like transcription termination signal-binding factor, with the protein MELTGDELQFLSYFSRIAGVEAVDFEKTEYGLVFLVQKHDLGRAIGKQGSTIEKLRRAFKQNVFVFADSDQLEEFVRNLFNNITIMNIEIREAMGEKAVFMMVDEKDRGLAIGKEGMRIKIAKKLLKRKFNSTISVKTRRNAIDIPPGMN; encoded by the coding sequence TTGGAATTGACCGGCGACGAACTCCAGTTTCTTTCCTATTTTTCGAGGATAGCAGGAGTGGAGGCAGTTGATTTCGAGAAAACCGAATACGGGCTGGTTTTCCTGGTGCAGAAGCACGATTTGGGAAGGGCCATAGGGAAGCAGGGCTCCACAATAGAGAAGCTCAGGAGGGCGTTCAAGCAGAACGTTTTCGTGTTCGCGGACAGCGACCAGCTCGAGGAATTCGTGCGCAACCTTTTCAACAACATAACCATCATGAACATAGAGATAAGGGAGGCGATGGGCGAGAAAGCGGTTTTCATGATGGTGGATGAAAAGGACAGGGGACTCGCGATAGGGAAGGAAGGGATGAGGATAAAAATCGCGAAGAAGCTCCTCAAGAGGAAGTTCAATTCCACCATTTCGGTTAAAACAAGGAGGAACGCGATAGACATTCCCCCCGGGATGAATTAG
- a CDS encoding tetratricopeptide repeat protein: MANEPMSDSELNRQALIMLKNGKTLFSEYEEMSADKKSEPEGILLLQNALTCFDVAVSYMGPSLETHQYRARILYGLGHFKDAADACNLALELEKDDSWTHSLRAFARMQMADYVGALEDVNFLLSKAGGSEGEKANLLKQAALCHSELGDIKKTRTTCDAILEIDKSGETKEEVARMLRRAGEQEFSVSIKVTRSGNKPEGRVPSVSVSNKTVRVNFRKP; encoded by the coding sequence ATGGCAAATGAACCCATGAGCGACTCCGAACTTAACCGTCAGGCTCTCATTATGCTCAAGAATGGAAAGACCCTATTTTCCGAGTACGAAGAAATGAGCGCAGATAAAAAGTCCGAACCTGAAGGCATCCTACTCCTGCAGAATGCCCTGACATGCTTTGATGTAGCAGTATCATACATGGGGCCGTCGCTGGAAACCCACCAGTACAGGGCGCGCATCCTTTACGGACTCGGGCACTTCAAGGATGCTGCAGATGCCTGCAATTTAGCATTAGAGCTCGAGAAAGACGATTCCTGGACGCACAGCCTCAGGGCGTTCGCGAGGATGCAGATGGCTGATTACGTGGGCGCCCTGGAAGACGTGAATTTCCTTCTCTCCAAAGCCGGGGGCAGCGAAGGAGAGAAGGCCAACCTGCTCAAGCAGGCCGCGCTGTGCCACTCTGAACTAGGGGACATAAAAAAGACCCGAACAACATGTGACGCTATTTTGGAAATAGACAAATCCGGTGAAACAAAGGAGGAAGTCGCGCGGATGCTCAGGCGCGCCGGAGAGCAGGAGTTCAGCGTAAGCATAAAAGTGACCAGAAGCGGCAACAAGCCGGAAGGAAGGGTGCCCTCTGTTTCCGTGAGTAACAAAACAGTCCGCGTCAATTTCCGGAAACCGTAA
- a CDS encoding 30S ribosomal protein S12, protein MGNGEYAGRNLKRKRKLYRWLSKRWKRRALKLKDKYDPLEGAPMAKAIVLEKVVLEQKQPHSGLIKCVKVQLVKNGKVVSAHATREKSITYIDEHDEVMIAGMGGSQRGQMGSVPGVRYKVIAVNGVDLQMLRKKKKEKPKR, encoded by the coding sequence ATGGGAAATGGCGAATACGCAGGAAGGAACCTTAAGAGGAAAAGGAAGCTTTACAGATGGCTCTCGAAGAGATGGAAGAGGAGGGCGCTCAAGCTCAAGGACAAGTACGACCCGCTCGAAGGCGCCCCGATGGCGAAAGCAATCGTGCTTGAAAAGGTGGTGCTGGAGCAGAAGCAGCCGCACTCGGGCCTTATCAAATGCGTGAAGGTGCAGCTCGTGAAGAACGGGAAAGTTGTAAGCGCGCACGCGACCCGCGAGAAATCAATCACGTACATAGACGAGCACGACGAAGTTATGATAGCAGGCATGGGCGGCTCCCAGAGGGGGCAGATGGGCTCGGTTCCCGGTGTGCGCTACAAGGTCATAGCAGTCAACGGAGTGGACCTGCAGATGCTCAGGAAAAAGAAGAAGGAGAAGCCCAAGAGGTAA
- a CDS encoding undecaprenyl-diphosphate phosphatase codes for MVSLIEALFLGILQGITEWLPISSSAHLALAQYFFSIKADLYFDLILHLGTIVAVLAYYRKEIIGLIAGVLKMEKEQLRLAFYLFIAAVPTAIIGFAFKDFFGSMFSNPGAVAVALLVTGAFLIVASKAKERAENDAKKSFVIGIAQGIAVAPGISRSGATMGTGLLLGLKKEEAAEFSFLAGIVPILGASLLEGRHAFSTAPELAPLVLGFAASAIVGYLSIGLLLKVLKESKLQYFGHYCIALAVLVWAALALGA; via the coding sequence ATGGTCTCCTTGATAGAAGCGCTTTTCCTCGGAATCCTGCAGGGGATAACCGAATGGCTTCCCATCTCCAGTTCGGCGCATCTTGCGCTCGCGCAGTATTTTTTCAGCATCAAGGCGGATTTGTATTTTGATTTAATCCTACATTTAGGGACAATAGTTGCGGTGCTCGCCTATTACCGAAAAGAGATTATTGGGCTTATTGCAGGGGTGCTGAAAATGGAGAAGGAGCAGCTGCGCCTCGCATTCTATTTGTTCATCGCCGCGGTTCCCACCGCCATAATAGGATTTGCGTTCAAGGATTTCTTCGGGAGCATGTTCTCTAATCCGGGCGCAGTCGCAGTCGCACTTCTAGTAACCGGGGCTTTCCTCATTGTTGCAAGCAAAGCCAAAGAAAGGGCTGAAAACGACGCGAAGAAATCTTTCGTGATTGGAATCGCGCAGGGAATCGCGGTCGCTCCGGGAATTTCCAGGAGCGGTGCCACTATGGGCACAGGGCTGCTGCTCGGATTGAAAAAAGAGGAAGCCGCGGAATTCTCTTTTCTTGCAGGGATAGTGCCGATATTGGGCGCTTCCTTGCTGGAGGGGAGGCACGCGTTCAGCACTGCCCCCGAACTGGCGCCCCTGGTTCTGGGCTTTGCGGCTTCCGCGATAGTCGGATATTTGTCCATAGGGCTGCTGCTGAAGGTCCTTAAGGAAAGCAAATTGCAGTATTTCGGGCATTACTGCATCGCGCTCGCGGTGCTGGTCTGGGCTGCGCTTGCGCTGGGCGCATAA
- a CDS encoding 50S ribosomal protein L30e: MAKKSKKDGETEDLDAVEDDETGAESETPEPAGEPELQESETEGVPKKKKEKKAVKKRKSKKENENPLARAVRLAVETGKVEFGAKTGLKDSLLGKAKLIVISENAPIPLRENVSYYSKLSEVPVLVFQGTSMELGSICGKPHSVSVLSVYEEGTSGIFELAGKKK; encoded by the coding sequence ATGGCTAAGAAGTCTAAGAAAGACGGCGAAACTGAAGACCTGGACGCGGTGGAGGATGATGAAACCGGAGCAGAATCCGAAACTCCCGAGCCAGCTGGGGAACCAGAACTCCAAGAATCCGAAACTGAAGGGGTCCCGAAAAAGAAAAAGGAGAAGAAAGCCGTTAAGAAGCGCAAGTCCAAGAAGGAGAACGAGAACCCGCTCGCAAGGGCCGTGAGGCTCGCGGTGGAAACCGGGAAGGTGGAATTCGGGGCGAAGACCGGGCTCAAGGACTCGCTCCTGGGCAAGGCCAAGCTCATAGTGATTTCCGAGAACGCTCCTATTCCGCTCAGGGAGAACGTGAGCTACTATTCGAAGCTTTCCGAAGTTCCGGTGCTGGTCTTCCAGGGCACCAGCATGGAGCTGGGCTCGATATGCGGAAAGCCGCATTCTGTGAGCGTGCTTTCTGTTTATGAGGAAGGGACCTCGGGCATATTCGAGCTCGCTGGAAAAAAGAAGTGA